One Curtobacterium sp. MCLR17_032 genomic window carries:
- a CDS encoding PspA/IM30 family protein yields MAKQSIFGRISTLVRANINQLIDNAEDPQLMLDQLVRDYSNNIADAKSAIAQTIGNLRLLEQDNDEDVRAAQEWGQKAANASTAADRYRAEGKAADADKFDNLAKIAIGKQIAAEQEVKDNAAPLATQNEQVEKLKQGLAGMEQKLEELRSKRNTLVARAKTAEAQSKVNDALGNIDITDPTSDLARFEEKVRREEAKVIGQQELQASSLDAQFESLEDVGRDAEVEARLAALKSGGPTV; encoded by the coding sequence ATGGCAAAGCAGTCCATCTTCGGCCGTATCTCCACGCTCGTCCGGGCGAACATCAACCAGCTCATCGACAACGCCGAGGACCCGCAGCTGATGCTCGACCAGCTCGTCCGCGACTACTCGAACAACATCGCGGACGCCAAGAGCGCCATCGCGCAGACCATCGGCAACCTCCGCCTGCTCGAACAGGACAACGACGAAGACGTCCGCGCCGCCCAGGAGTGGGGCCAGAAGGCCGCGAACGCCTCCACCGCGGCGGACCGGTACCGCGCCGAGGGCAAGGCCGCCGACGCCGACAAGTTCGACAACCTCGCCAAGATCGCGATCGGCAAGCAGATCGCCGCCGAGCAGGAGGTCAAGGACAACGCCGCACCGCTCGCCACCCAGAACGAGCAGGTCGAGAAGCTCAAGCAGGGTCTGGCCGGCATGGAGCAGAAGCTCGAAGAGCTCCGTTCGAAGCGGAACACCCTGGTCGCCCGTGCCAAGACGGCGGAAGCCCAGTCGAAGGTCAACGACGCCCTCGGCAACATCGACATCACCGACCCGACGAGCGACCTGGCCCGCTTCGAGGAGAAGGTCCGTCGTGAAGAGGCCAAGGTCATCGGGCAGCAGGAACTGCAGGCGTCGAGCCTCGACGCGCAGTTCGAGAGCCTCGAGGACGTCGGTCGTGACGCCGAGGTCGAGGCCCGTCTCGCCGCGCTGAAGTCCGGCGGCCCGACGGTCTGA
- a CDS encoding arginase family protein encodes MRFIVVGQWQGSASSRAMRLADGAAAVAADLPRTATTTIDVPTGAGDRLDTAVARYTSVLTVSGSVAEEAAVATEPVLVIGGDGSSVLGASVLVGPDTAVVRLSGSSGFRALNRAQPVAAETAALRLLVDRPADLFPDLPVVRAASVVVAGTRGTESAEAAALDRAGITHLDVDAATPDALRGAVERTGADSVFVHVDLDVLDPSEVDGLLEPVPFGIDGAALVALVQAATAGRRLVGAALTGFAPVDPSRAVEDMGVILRVVGALSTAARTA; translated from the coding sequence ATGCGCTTCATCGTGGTCGGTCAGTGGCAGGGTTCGGCGTCGTCCCGTGCGATGCGGCTCGCGGACGGAGCAGCCGCCGTCGCAGCGGACCTGCCCCGGACGGCGACCACCACGATCGACGTCCCGACCGGTGCCGGCGACCGACTGGACACGGCGGTCGCCCGGTACACCTCGGTGCTCACCGTCTCGGGGTCCGTCGCCGAGGAAGCCGCGGTCGCGACCGAACCGGTCCTGGTGATCGGCGGCGACGGGTCCAGCGTGCTCGGTGCCTCCGTCCTCGTCGGACCGGACACGGCCGTCGTGCGGCTCTCCGGGTCCAGCGGGTTCCGGGCGTTGAACCGTGCTCAGCCGGTGGCTGCGGAGACGGCCGCCCTGCGCCTCCTGGTCGACCGCCCCGCCGACCTGTTCCCGGACCTGCCCGTCGTCCGGGCCGCCTCGGTGGTGGTCGCGGGCACCCGCGGCACCGAGTCCGCCGAAGCCGCGGCCCTGGACCGCGCCGGGATCACCCACCTCGACGTCGACGCTGCGACCCCGGACGCCCTGCGCGGAGCGGTCGAGCGGACCGGCGCCGACAGCGTGTTCGTGCACGTCGACCTCGACGTGCTCGACCCGTCGGAGGTCGACGGGCTGCTCGAGCCGGTCCCCTTCGGCATCGACGGCGCCGCCCTCGTCGCCCTCGTGCAGGCGGCCACGGCTGGACGGCGCCTCGTCGGCGCTGCCCTGACCGGGTTCGCCCCGGTCGACCCGAGCCGCGCAGTCGAGGACATGGGCGTCATCCTGCGGGTCGTCGGCGCCCTGTCCACCGCGGCACGCACGGCCTGA
- a CDS encoding NAD(P)/FAD-dependent oxidoreductase, whose product MTDYDLIVIGAGAVGENVADYAHKRGLSVAVVEAELVGGECSYWACMPSKALLRSSHAVAAAKRLGGAKEAVTGDVDAAAVLARRNSFTSNWDDASQVQWLESADIALIRGRATITGEKTIEVDGTTYTAHAIALVTGSVHTLPPVPGLAEAKPWGTREGTSAQEVPESLLVIGGGVAGSELATAWAALGAKVTLAARHGLLGGMEPFAGELVADGMRELGIDVRTGVNPTRVDRDEHGLVTTTFDDGTTLVTSEVLAATGRAPGTEHLGLSSVGLTDGEWLDVDDTMLVTGTDWLYAVGDVNHRALLTHQGKYQARAAGEVIAARVQGRPVHAEPWGAHVATADHAAVPQVTFTDPEVASVGLTEEQARQQGIDVRAVEYDLGSIAGSALQADGYTGRAKMVVDESRGVVVGVTFVGQDVAEMLHAATVAVVGEVPLERLWHAVPAYPTMNEIWLRLLETYGRPE is encoded by the coding sequence ATGACGGACTACGACCTCATCGTGATCGGAGCCGGCGCTGTCGGCGAGAACGTGGCGGACTACGCCCACAAGCGCGGCCTGTCGGTCGCCGTGGTGGAAGCCGAACTCGTGGGCGGAGAGTGCTCCTACTGGGCCTGCATGCCATCGAAGGCCCTGCTGCGCAGCAGTCACGCGGTCGCGGCCGCCAAGCGCCTGGGTGGCGCGAAGGAGGCCGTGACCGGTGACGTCGACGCCGCCGCCGTGCTCGCCCGACGCAACTCGTTCACGAGCAACTGGGACGACGCGTCGCAGGTGCAGTGGCTCGAGTCCGCCGACATCGCCCTGATCCGTGGCCGTGCCACGATCACCGGTGAGAAGACCATCGAGGTCGACGGCACCACCTACACGGCGCACGCGATCGCCCTGGTCACCGGCTCGGTGCACACCCTGCCGCCGGTCCCGGGCCTCGCCGAGGCGAAGCCGTGGGGCACCCGAGAGGGCACCAGCGCGCAGGAGGTCCCGGAGAGCCTGCTCGTCATCGGTGGCGGCGTCGCCGGCTCCGAGCTCGCGACCGCCTGGGCCGCCCTCGGCGCGAAGGTCACCCTGGCCGCCCGCCACGGTCTGCTCGGCGGGATGGAGCCCTTCGCGGGCGAACTCGTCGCCGACGGCATGCGCGAACTCGGCATCGACGTCCGCACCGGCGTGAACCCCACCCGCGTCGACCGCGACGAGCACGGCCTCGTCACCACGACCTTCGACGACGGCACGACCCTCGTCACCAGCGAGGTCCTCGCCGCCACCGGCCGTGCACCCGGCACCGAGCACCTCGGTCTGTCCTCGGTCGGACTGACCGACGGCGAGTGGCTCGACGTCGACGACACCATGCTCGTCACCGGCACCGACTGGCTCTACGCCGTCGGCGACGTGAACCACCGCGCACTGCTCACCCACCAGGGCAAGTACCAGGCGCGCGCCGCCGGCGAGGTCATCGCGGCACGCGTCCAGGGCCGTCCGGTGCACGCCGAGCCGTGGGGCGCCCACGTCGCCACCGCCGACCACGCCGCGGTCCCCCAGGTCACCTTCACCGACCCCGAGGTGGCGAGCGTCGGCCTCACCGAGGAGCAGGCCCGTCAGCAGGGCATCGACGTCCGCGCGGTCGAGTACGACCTGGGCAGCATCGCCGGCTCGGCACTGCAGGCGGACGGCTACACCGGCCGCGCGAAGATGGTCGTCGACGAGTCCCGCGGGGTCGTCGTCGGGGTCACCTTCGTCGGGCAGGACGTCGCCGAGATGCTGCACGCGGCCACCGTCGCCGTCGTGGGCGAGGTCCCGCTCGAGCGCCTCTGGCACGCCGTCCCCGCCTACCCGACCATGAACGAGATCTGGCTCCGCCTGCTCGAGACCTACGGCCGTCCCGAGTAG
- a CDS encoding Fe-S oxidoreductase: protein MRNPLVASPVSRAGWLFATAVGLAIGLPLSTGPVRVVDGLIVCWGLPRWVFRRGGTCVGSVYLTRDNDGDRVLRHERVHVEQWRRYGMLMPLLYGVAGRDPLRNRFEVEAGLEDGGYR, encoded by the coding sequence GTGCGGAACCCGCTCGTCGCCTCGCCGGTGTCCCGCGCCGGGTGGCTCTTCGCGACCGCCGTCGGCCTGGCGATCGGCCTGCCGCTGTCGACCGGCCCGGTCCGGGTCGTCGACGGATTGATCGTCTGCTGGGGGCTGCCGCGCTGGGTGTTCCGGCGCGGCGGCACCTGCGTCGGCTCGGTCTACCTGACACGGGACAACGACGGCGACCGGGTCCTCCGGCACGAGCGCGTGCACGTCGAGCAGTGGCGCCGGTACGGCATGCTCATGCCGCTGCTGTACGGCGTCGCCGGGCGGGACCCGCTGCGCAACCGCTTCGAGGTCGAGGCGGGGCTGGAGGACGGCGGCTACCGCTGA
- a CDS encoding ABC transporter ATP-binding protein: MSPASVLTPEAPVTALGARGLRLGYDDRVVVHDLDVDVPDGELTVIVGPNACGKSTLLKALARTLKPSAGTVYLDGRPITSYRPKAVARRVAMLPQTPIAPDGITVRDLVSRGRFPHQDLLHPSSGTDRQVVQAALAQTDIVGLADRGVDELSGGQRQRVWIAMVLAQQTDIVLLDEPTTFLDIAHQYDVLELASTLHAAGRTVVAVLHDLNQAARYATHMIAMRDGVIVAQGTPESVVTEELVADVFGLPCVVVPDPETGTPLVVPRRAR; encoded by the coding sequence TTGAGCCCTGCCTCGGTCCTCACGCCGGAGGCCCCCGTCACGGCGCTCGGTGCCCGCGGACTCCGGCTCGGCTACGACGACCGCGTGGTCGTGCACGACCTCGACGTGGACGTCCCGGACGGCGAACTGACCGTCATCGTCGGGCCGAACGCGTGCGGCAAGTCGACACTGCTCAAGGCCCTGGCGCGGACGCTCAAGCCGTCGGCCGGCACCGTGTACCTGGACGGCCGACCGATCACGTCGTACCGCCCGAAGGCCGTCGCCCGGCGGGTCGCGATGCTGCCGCAGACGCCGATCGCCCCGGACGGCATCACCGTGCGGGACCTGGTGTCGCGCGGACGGTTCCCGCACCAGGACCTGCTGCACCCCTCGAGCGGGACCGATCGCCAGGTCGTGCAGGCCGCTCTGGCGCAGACCGACATCGTGGGGCTCGCCGACCGTGGCGTCGACGAGCTCTCGGGCGGGCAGCGGCAGCGGGTCTGGATCGCGATGGTGCTCGCGCAGCAGACCGACATCGTGCTGCTCGACGAGCCGACGACGTTCCTCGACATCGCGCACCAGTACGACGTGCTCGAGTTGGCATCCACGCTGCACGCCGCCGGGCGGACGGTCGTCGCGGTGCTGCACGACCTGAACCAGGCGGCCCGGTACGCGACGCACATGATCGCGATGCGGGACGGCGTCATCGTGGCGCAGGGGACGCCGGAGTCGGTGGTCACCGAGGAGCTCGTCGCCGACGTCTTCGGGCTGCCGTGCGTGGTCGTCCCCGACCCGGAGACCGGCACGCCGCTGGTCGTCCCGCGCCGCGCGCGCTGA
- a CDS encoding siderophore-interacting protein, with protein MAARYRVFSVRVAAVSSLTPHFVRVTLTGDELADFSAVGLDQRIKVLLPLDGHGFSDLPEGEDWFAAWRALPDATRNPIRTYTVRSFRPDAHELDIDFVAHGDAGPASRWVSACRVGDELRIVGPSMPESPADLPSGAAEFSPGSANRILLAGDETAAPAICAILEALDVSAVGHVFIEVPTDADRLPVSAPAGVEVRWIARNGASHGARMTDHVHAWASTVAPDPLVVAGRAAAGAELADVDVDQQVLWDVPREDDDLPVYAWIAGEAGCVKELRRHLVRSVGLDRKQVAFMGYWRHGKAEC; from the coding sequence GTGGCAGCCCGGTACCGCGTCTTCTCCGTCCGTGTGGCAGCCGTCTCGTCGCTCACCCCGCACTTCGTCCGGGTGACGCTGACCGGCGACGAGCTCGCGGACTTCTCGGCCGTCGGTCTCGACCAGCGCATCAAGGTTCTTCTGCCGCTCGACGGGCACGGGTTCTCCGACCTGCCCGAGGGCGAGGACTGGTTCGCGGCGTGGCGTGCCCTGCCGGACGCAACGCGCAACCCGATCCGCACCTACACGGTCCGCTCGTTCCGGCCGGACGCCCACGAGCTCGACATCGACTTCGTGGCCCACGGCGACGCCGGCCCGGCGTCCCGCTGGGTGTCGGCCTGCCGCGTCGGCGACGAGCTGCGGATCGTCGGCCCGAGCATGCCGGAGTCGCCGGCCGACCTGCCCTCCGGTGCCGCCGAGTTCTCGCCCGGGTCCGCGAACCGGATCCTCCTCGCGGGGGACGAGACCGCCGCTCCGGCCATCTGCGCCATCCTCGAAGCGCTCGACGTCAGCGCCGTCGGCCACGTGTTCATCGAGGTCCCGACGGACGCCGACCGGCTGCCGGTCTCCGCGCCCGCCGGGGTCGAGGTCCGCTGGATCGCCCGGAACGGTGCGTCGCACGGAGCCCGGATGACGGACCACGTGCACGCTTGGGCCTCGACCGTCGCCCCGGACCCGCTCGTCGTCGCCGGGCGTGCTGCCGCCGGGGCCGAACTGGCGGACGTGGACGTCGACCAGCAGGTGCTCTGGGACGTCCCGCGCGAGGACGACGACCTGCCGGTGTACGCCTGGATCGCGGGGGAGGCCGGCTGCGTCAAGGAACTCCGTCGCCACCTCGTGCGGAGCGTCGGGCTCGACCGCAAGCAGGTCGCGTTCATGGGGTACTGGCGGCACGGCAAGGCGGAGTGTTGA
- a CDS encoding alpha/beta hydrolase produces the protein MSEHDDEFADVPALAAASGVTEPLRASRQEVPTDGGTVSAIRWSRTPPPAPGREARITYLHGLGIDAHSFDQTAIAVDQPAVALDLPGHGRSAWRADADYAATATAPTVLAALDALDVPPGLIVGHSLGAILSARLAALAPERVTGLVLVDMSPDFAQRAVDRIARALESEEPFASLDEVVERAIAARVGGDDATLRREARHSTRVGADGRLVRRHHFPHLGGRMSSVGRFADAWPDLEQLDVPLLLVRGDRGYVSPKLHQAFAERLPDATIVTVESRHAVQTQAPLPLARAIREWASTHALLDGVEEPPATSSET, from the coding sequence GTGTCCGAGCACGATGACGAATTCGCCGACGTCCCCGCCCTGGCGGCCGCGAGCGGCGTGACCGAGCCGCTCCGCGCCTCCCGGCAGGAGGTCCCGACCGACGGTGGGACGGTCTCCGCGATCCGCTGGTCGCGAACCCCTCCGCCGGCTCCCGGACGGGAGGCCCGGATCACCTACCTGCACGGGCTCGGCATCGACGCGCACAGCTTCGACCAGACCGCGATCGCGGTCGACCAGCCGGCCGTCGCGCTGGACCTGCCGGGGCACGGCCGGTCGGCGTGGCGGGCGGACGCGGACTACGCGGCGACCGCGACGGCACCGACCGTCCTTGCCGCCCTGGACGCGCTGGACGTGCCGCCGGGGCTCATCGTGGGGCACTCACTCGGCGCGATCCTGTCGGCACGACTGGCTGCCCTCGCGCCGGAGCGGGTCACCGGCCTCGTGCTCGTCGACATGTCGCCGGACTTCGCGCAGCGGGCGGTCGACCGGATCGCCCGGGCACTGGAGTCCGAGGAGCCCTTCGCCAGCCTCGACGAGGTCGTCGAACGGGCGATCGCGGCCCGGGTGGGCGGGGACGACGCGACGCTCCGCCGCGAAGCACGGCACTCCACGCGGGTCGGCGCGGACGGTCGACTCGTCCGGCGACACCACTTCCCGCACCTCGGCGGCCGGATGTCGTCCGTCGGCCGGTTCGCAGACGCGTGGCCGGACCTCGAGCAGCTCGACGTGCCGCTGCTGCTCGTCCGGGGTGACCGCGGGTACGTCTCCCCCAAGCTGCACCAGGCGTTCGCCGAGCGGTTGCCGGACGCGACGATCGTCACCGTGGAGTCGCGGCACGCCGTGCAGACGCAGGCTCCGTTGCCGCTCGCCCGGGCGATCCGGGAATGGGCGAGCACGCACGCGTTGTTGGATGGCGTCGAAGAACCCCCTGCGACTTCGTCCGAGACCTGA
- a CDS encoding ABC transporter substrate-binding protein: MRPLHRTALAAAALAVATSVALAGCSGGSDDTRGGADATVRVGLVLEPTSLDIRTQSGNALDQVLIDNVYQGLVGRTADGKVRDVLASSHQVSGDGLTYTFTLRDGATFQDGEPVTAKDVVWSLEDVKAHESYVDADDLASVKTIAATGDDTVTLTLSKPDSDLLWNLTGRAGLVLEQAADNDRTKTANGTGPFEVASWKQGDSLTFRRNPDYWGTKAKVAKVVFRYITDPSTAVNAMAGGDLDVETAVDGTLKSQLQGTSGVTLHTGKTTDKYTLAFNDQKAPFTDVRVRRAIRQAIDPKAVIKAIGGGGVEQGGPIPALDPGYQDLTDVDAYDPAAAKKLLQQAGVTKPTLTLTYANVYPTAIGDVLTSELADVGITLKVQRVDFATWLDSVFTKKDFDLSMVNHTEARDFGNWADPDYYFGYDNAEVQRLYAASVATTDQTEKVRALQQAAKIVSEDAAAEWLYTATTTTAIRDGVTGFPFDSTTTRLDLADLAVS; the protein is encoded by the coding sequence ATGCGTCCGCTCCACCGCACCGCCCTCGCCGCGGCAGCCCTCGCCGTCGCGACCTCGGTCGCCCTGGCCGGCTGCTCCGGCGGCTCCGACGACACCCGCGGCGGCGCCGACGCGACGGTCCGGGTCGGCCTGGTGCTCGAACCGACGAGCCTCGACATCCGCACCCAGTCCGGCAACGCGCTCGACCAGGTGCTCATCGACAACGTCTACCAGGGGCTCGTCGGGCGGACCGCGGACGGGAAGGTCCGCGACGTGCTGGCGTCGTCACACCAGGTCTCCGGCGACGGCCTGACCTACACGTTCACGCTCCGCGACGGGGCGACGTTCCAGGACGGCGAGCCGGTCACCGCGAAGGACGTCGTCTGGTCGCTCGAGGACGTCAAGGCGCACGAGTCCTACGTCGACGCGGACGACCTCGCGTCGGTGAAGACCATCGCAGCGACCGGGGACGACACCGTCACCCTGACGCTGTCGAAGCCGGACTCGGACCTGCTCTGGAACCTCACCGGCCGGGCCGGGCTGGTCCTCGAGCAGGCAGCGGACAACGACCGGACGAAGACCGCGAACGGCACCGGGCCCTTCGAGGTCGCCAGCTGGAAGCAGGGCGACTCGCTCACCTTCCGCCGGAACCCGGACTACTGGGGCACGAAGGCGAAGGTGGCGAAGGTCGTCTTCCGGTACATCACCGACCCGTCGACGGCCGTGAACGCGATGGCCGGCGGCGACCTCGACGTCGAGACCGCGGTCGACGGCACGCTGAAGAGCCAGCTGCAGGGCACCTCCGGCGTGACGCTGCACACCGGCAAGACGACCGACAAGTACACGCTGGCCTTCAACGACCAGAAGGCGCCCTTCACCGACGTCCGCGTCCGCCGGGCGATCCGGCAGGCCATCGACCCGAAGGCCGTCATCAAGGCCATCGGTGGCGGCGGGGTGGAGCAGGGCGGTCCGATCCCCGCCCTCGACCCCGGCTACCAGGACCTGACCGACGTCGACGCGTACGACCCCGCAGCGGCGAAGAAGCTCCTGCAGCAGGCCGGCGTGACGAAGCCGACGCTGACCCTGACCTACGCCAACGTGTACCCGACGGCGATCGGTGACGTCCTGACCTCCGAACTCGCCGATGTCGGCATCACGCTGAAGGTGCAGCGCGTCGACTTCGCGACCTGGCTCGACTCCGTCTTCACGAAGAAGGACTTCGACCTCAGCATGGTGAACCACACCGAGGCGCGGGACTTCGGCAACTGGGCGGACCCGGACTACTACTTCGGGTACGACAACGCCGAGGTCCAGCGGCTCTACGCGGCCTCGGTCGCCACCACCGACCAGACCGAGAAGGTGCGGGCCCTGCAGCAGGCGGCGAAGATCGTCAGCGAGGACGCCGCGGCCGAGTGGCTCTACACGGCGACCACCACGACCGCGATCCGCGACGGCGTCACCGGGTTCCCGTTCGACAGCACCACGACCCGCCTGGACCTGGCGGACCTCGCCGTCTCGTAG
- a CDS encoding ABC transporter permease → MTRFLVGRALLLAVGLLVASLIVFATLRVLPGDVAQVVAGAEATPAQVAALREQLGLDRPVVLQYLDWIGGLFRGDLGTSLVTRGPVAPEIAQKLAVTLPLAGMSLAAALVIGVPLGVLAAVLRRRPGGAVISAAAQAVAAIPVVWAGMLLVALFAVTLHWLPVQGFPLDGWDTPDRAFAALVLPALTIGAVEGAVILRFTRSATLSVLDADHVRTAAAIGLTKNRALLRHGLPSVALTVLAVLGVQIAGLLVGAVVVEQLFSLPGVGRMLVTDVGRRDITKVQSELLVLTGLVLLVGFAVDVLHRVLDPRQREAAS, encoded by the coding sequence GTGACCCGATTCCTCGTCGGGCGGGCGCTCCTGCTCGCCGTCGGACTGCTCGTGGCGAGCCTGATCGTCTTCGCGACGCTCCGTGTGCTGCCCGGCGACGTCGCGCAGGTCGTCGCCGGCGCCGAGGCGACGCCCGCCCAGGTCGCCGCGCTCCGTGAGCAGCTCGGGCTCGACCGGCCCGTCGTGCTGCAGTACCTCGACTGGATCGGCGGCCTGTTCCGTGGCGACCTCGGCACCTCACTGGTCACCCGGGGCCCGGTCGCCCCGGAGATCGCGCAGAAGCTCGCGGTGACGCTGCCCCTCGCCGGCATGTCGCTGGCCGCCGCACTGGTCATCGGCGTCCCGCTCGGGGTCCTGGCCGCGGTGCTCCGCCGCCGACCGGGTGGTGCCGTGATCTCCGCCGCCGCGCAGGCCGTCGCTGCGATCCCGGTCGTCTGGGCCGGCATGCTGCTCGTCGCCCTGTTCGCGGTGACCCTGCATTGGCTGCCCGTGCAGGGCTTCCCGCTCGACGGCTGGGACACTCCGGACCGGGCGTTCGCCGCCCTCGTGCTCCCCGCGTTGACCATCGGTGCGGTCGAGGGGGCCGTCATCCTCCGCTTCACCCGGTCCGCGACGCTGTCCGTCCTGGACGCCGACCACGTCCGGACCGCGGCGGCGATCGGCCTGACGAAGAACCGCGCCCTCCTCCGCCACGGGCTGCCGAGCGTCGCACTGACGGTGCTCGCGGTCCTCGGGGTCCAGATCGCCGGCCTGCTCGTGGGCGCGGTCGTCGTCGAGCAGCTGTTCTCGCTGCCCGGGGTCGGCCGCATGCTCGTCACCGACGTCGGCCGCCGTGACATCACGAAGGTGCAGTCCGAACTGCTCGTGCTCACCGGACTCGTGCTGCTCGTCGGGTTCGCCGTCGACGTGCTGCACCGTGTGCTCGACCCGCGGCAGCGCGAGGCCGCGTCGTGA
- a CDS encoding ABC transporter permease, producing MTALRRLLRTPTGLFAVVVLGLLVVLAAVSLVWTPENPFRTDPFHQWERPSAAHWFGTDGVGRDIASYLLAGTRTTLVVAVGAGVIASVVGIVLTAIGSLTARWVREATAVLLDVLVAFPTLLTAMLLTAVYGGSLGVVVVSVGLAFGVTIARVARGEIRRIARSDYVVAARASGVGPLGVLFRHLVPNAAPLFTVQLSLAMATAVLAEAGLSYLGYGADAGTASWGRLLSDLQTYIGVHPWSATWPGAAIAIVVMALSLLGDAVRDATDPRLTTSRRGPDAASATGSRTGTGSDTGTGTGTGTVTGTEGIA from the coding sequence GTGACCGCGCTCCGCCGACTGCTCCGGACCCCGACCGGACTGTTCGCCGTCGTCGTCCTGGGGCTGCTCGTCGTGCTGGCCGCGGTGTCGCTCGTCTGGACGCCCGAGAACCCGTTCCGCACCGACCCGTTCCACCAGTGGGAGCGTCCGAGCGCCGCGCACTGGTTCGGCACCGACGGGGTCGGCCGCGACATCGCCAGCTACCTGCTCGCCGGCACCCGGACCACGCTCGTCGTCGCGGTCGGCGCCGGCGTCATCGCGAGCGTCGTCGGCATCGTCCTCACCGCGATCGGTTCGCTCACCGCCCGCTGGGTCCGTGAGGCCACCGCGGTGCTCCTCGACGTCCTGGTCGCGTTCCCCACCCTGCTCACCGCGATGCTCCTCACCGCGGTGTACGGCGGGTCGCTCGGCGTCGTCGTGGTGTCCGTCGGTCTGGCGTTCGGCGTCACCATCGCCCGGGTCGCCCGCGGCGAGATCCGCCGCATCGCCCGCAGTGACTACGTCGTCGCGGCCCGGGCGTCCGGCGTCGGCCCGCTCGGCGTGCTGTTCCGCCACCTGGTGCCGAACGCGGCGCCGCTGTTCACCGTGCAACTCTCGCTCGCGATGGCGACCGCGGTCCTCGCCGAGGCCGGACTGTCCTACCTGGGCTACGGCGCTGATGCGGGGACGGCCTCGTGGGGCCGGCTGCTGTCCGACCTGCAGACCTACATCGGCGTGCACCCGTGGAGTGCGACCTGGCCGGGAGCGGCGATCGCGATCGTCGTGATGGCGCTGTCGCTGCTCGGGGACGCCGTCCGGGACGCCACCGACCCGCGGCTGACGACGAGTCGGCGGGGGCCGGACGCGGCCAGCGCAACCGGCAGCAGGACCGGCACCGGCAGCGACACCGGCACCGGCACCGGCACCGGCACCGTCACCGGGACGGAGGGCATCGCATGA
- a CDS encoding ABC transporter ATP-binding protein produces the protein MSDETAAPGLDVRGLTVRIAGRTVLDDVTFAVPPGRRVGVIGASGSGKSMTSLALMGLEPAGATVTGSIRLDGREVVGLPDRERARTRGAAIAMVFQEPGTALDPLRRVGKQIVEPLRLHRGLDRRAAAEAAVGLARDVGLPDPELLLRQYPHQLSGGQRQRICIAIAMAGEPAFLVADEPTTALDVTTQARILDLFESLTASRGTGMLFVTHDLAVLSRIADTAVVLEAGRVVEQGRVADLLATPGHPATVALVEAARATARRTS, from the coding sequence ATGAGCGACGAGACGGCAGCGCCCGGCCTCGACGTCCGCGGGTTGACGGTCCGGATCGCGGGGCGGACGGTGCTCGACGACGTGACGTTCGCCGTGCCTCCCGGCCGACGTGTCGGCGTGATCGGCGCATCCGGGTCGGGGAAGTCGATGACCTCGCTCGCCCTGATGGGCCTGGAGCCCGCCGGGGCGACGGTCACCGGCAGCATCCGCCTGGACGGCCGGGAAGTCGTCGGGCTGCCCGACCGCGAACGTGCCCGGACCCGCGGTGCGGCGATCGCGATGGTGTTCCAGGAGCCGGGCACCGCGCTCGACCCGCTCCGCCGGGTCGGCAAGCAGATCGTCGAGCCGCTCCGGCTGCACCGCGGCCTGGACCGGCGCGCCGCCGCCGAGGCGGCCGTCGGACTCGCCCGGGACGTCGGCCTGCCGGACCCGGAACTGCTGCTCCGGCAGTACCCGCACCAGCTGTCGGGTGGGCAGCGGCAGCGGATCTGCATCGCGATTGCGATGGCCGGCGAGCCCGCGTTCCTGGTCGCGGACGAGCCGACCACGGCGCTCGACGTGACCACGCAGGCCCGGATCCTCGACCTGTTCGAGTCGCTCACCGCCTCCCGGGGCACCGGCATGCTGTTCGTGACGCACGACCTGGCGGTGCTGTCGCGGATCGCGGACACGGCGGTCGTCCTCGAGGCCGGGCGCGTCGTCGAGCAGGGTCGCGTCGCCGACCTGCTCGCCACGCCCGGGCACCCCGCCACCGTGGCGCTCGTCGAGGCGGCGCGCGCCACCGCCAGGAGGACCTCGTGA